From one Microbacterium aurum genomic stretch:
- a CDS encoding aldose epimerase family protein → MTWTETQSPTREWISDSSGRVLAVVSPLAASLRMLVIDGMDAVEPTVDSTALVHMSGAMLLPWPNRVEDARWRQGTTEYQLEVNEPELNNANHGLLADHVFDIVHRESRRVDMAATIRHAKGYPFDLNALISYRVDARGLTVNTTLTNVGRERAPVAVGAHPYLRVGDSRTDSLSLRIDATHGYHLDERNIPRESFHLSGSPEDLRDETPVPRAPRHMTYMRADTGRTLTHSLRTPSGRGVELWADPDFRWTQLYVSPSFPAAAGTHEAVAVEPMTAPPNALRTGEGLRWLDPDESWSVSWGLRTLSGIGDSAP, encoded by the coding sequence GTGACCTGGACCGAAACGCAAAGCCCGACAAGGGAGTGGATCAGCGACAGCAGTGGGCGGGTTCTCGCAGTGGTTTCGCCGCTGGCAGCATCCCTCCGGATGCTGGTCATCGATGGGATGGACGCCGTCGAACCTACGGTCGATTCGACGGCGCTCGTACACATGTCAGGTGCGATGCTGCTGCCGTGGCCTAACCGTGTCGAGGATGCACGCTGGCGTCAGGGGACCACGGAGTATCAGCTAGAAGTCAACGAGCCCGAGCTGAACAACGCGAATCATGGGCTGCTCGCCGACCACGTGTTCGACATCGTCCACCGCGAATCTCGACGGGTGGATATGGCGGCAACGATCCGTCATGCGAAGGGCTACCCGTTCGATCTGAACGCGCTGATCTCGTACCGCGTCGACGCGCGCGGCCTGACGGTGAACACAACGCTCACGAACGTCGGGCGAGAACGTGCTCCCGTCGCGGTCGGAGCACACCCCTATTTACGTGTCGGGGATTCGAGAACGGATTCGCTCTCCCTCCGAATCGACGCCACGCACGGATACCACCTCGATGAGCGGAACATCCCACGCGAATCGTTTCACCTTTCCGGCTCGCCGGAGGACCTGAGGGATGAAACGCCGGTCCCGCGCGCACCTCGACACATGACCTATATGCGCGCCGACACCGGTCGCACCCTCACCCATTCACTGCGCACTCCGAGTGGGCGCGGAGTTGAGCTGTGGGCCGACCCCGACTTTCGCTGGACACAGCTGTACGTGTCGCCGTCCTTCCCGGCAGCGGCAGGCACTCACGAGGCGGTAGCTGTGGAGCCGATGACCGCTCCGCCTAACGCGCTCCGCACCGGCGAGGGCCTGCGATGGCTCGACCCAGATGAGTCCTGGAGCGTCAGCTGGGGCCTGAGGACTCTGTCGGGAATTGGAGATTCCGCGCCCTAA
- a CDS encoding AraC family transcriptional regulator, giving the protein MPIEDGFRGQRLIVLPRPVVLEALSRPVTRRILVTDVGFYPEALDHQMARPRGIDQTVVIVCTAGTGWARIGETTHRIGAQQALLLPRGVPHAYGADANHPWTIWWAHLTGSDVPELIKGLDVSETRPTVAMKSPEKAVALFDEIVSGLERDQTPARLIASAGAAFKLLTQLTVDRLLPSPEDPLHRAMSYLRERLDGAVRVADVARLVGVSPPHLAALFRKATGGGVLAHHTALRMARARQLLDATDATVAEIARDVGYDDPFYFSRHFRRHHGVSPTGFRARNLQFPTESSGPS; this is encoded by the coding sequence GTGCCAATCGAGGACGGATTCCGCGGTCAACGACTGATTGTTCTCCCGCGGCCCGTCGTCTTGGAAGCGTTGTCCAGACCCGTCACGCGACGCATCCTGGTAACGGATGTTGGCTTCTACCCAGAGGCTCTGGACCACCAGATGGCGAGGCCGAGAGGGATAGACCAGACCGTTGTGATCGTGTGCACGGCTGGCACAGGGTGGGCTCGTATCGGAGAGACGACGCATCGGATCGGTGCGCAGCAAGCGCTACTGTTGCCGAGGGGCGTCCCACACGCCTACGGCGCCGATGCCAATCATCCCTGGACGATCTGGTGGGCTCACCTCACGGGAAGCGACGTGCCGGAGCTGATCAAGGGCCTCGACGTTTCTGAGACTCGACCGACGGTGGCCATGAAGTCACCGGAGAAGGCAGTGGCGCTCTTCGACGAGATCGTCTCCGGTCTAGAGCGGGATCAAACGCCGGCCCGGCTCATCGCCTCGGCAGGTGCCGCCTTCAAACTGCTCACTCAACTAACAGTGGACCGCCTCCTTCCCTCACCCGAGGACCCGCTACACCGGGCGATGAGCTATTTGAGGGAGCGGCTGGACGGGGCGGTGCGGGTCGCGGACGTCGCCCGGCTCGTGGGGGTCTCTCCTCCCCACCTGGCGGCCCTGTTTCGCAAGGCGACCGGGGGCGGTGTCCTCGCGCATCACACGGCTCTTCGCATGGCTCGTGCCCGACAGCTCCTGGACGCTACAGATGCCACCGTGGCAGAGATAGCGCGGGACGTGGGGTACGACGACCCCTTCTACTTCTCACGCCACTTCCGTCGTCATCACGGCGTGAGCCCCACCGGGTTTAGGGCGCGGAATCTCCAATTCCCGACAGAGTCCTCAGGCCCCAGCTGA